In Nostoc piscinale CENA21, the genomic stretch GTCTTCACTTATTTCCTGGGAATTGATTTAACTAGAGGCGCACGTTATAACTTTGTTTACTTTCCGGCTGTCATACTTTTACTCGGAGCCAGTTTAGCAGTTCGTTGGCAAACTCAGCACAACAATTATAAAATCACAGGTCAACAAGCCCTAGCTATAATTTGGCTAATGGGGTTTTGTAGTGCCGTCACTGTAATTTGTAATTTGGGATATCAAAAATACTATCGTCCTGATTTATTTTTACAACTCATCAGACAAACATCTCAAGTTCCGGCAGTAATTGCCACTACTCAAATTACTCATGTCCAAATAGGTGAAATGATGGGTGTTGCCAGAGAATGGAAAATTCAAAATCAACCCTCACCATCACTACAGTTTATTCTTGCTCATCAAGACCAAGACCCAAATAAATCTACAAACACCCTCAATAATATTTTAAAAACCTTACCAAAACCTTTTGATTTGTGGTTAGTAAATTTCCATGCACCCATAGCAGCAGAAACCGAAAAATGTATTGCTGAAACTAAATCTTTACCAGCAGTCAACGGCTATGAATACAAGATTTATCATTGTGAATAGTCAACTAAAATACCATACAAACTCAAGCAAAGCTGGCAAGTCACTGTTACAATACGACCAATTCACTCAATTAAACGAGACACACAGCTTATGATTACTCAAATGATGGTTCAACCCTCATTCTGGGTAGAATCTGGAATCAAACTCAGTCAAATTAGAAACGTATATTTATTTAAATTCGCTGAAGAATTACAGTCTCGACTCGAAGAGTTGTCCGAGAAGAAAAAAGCCGGATTGCTAACTTCAGAGGAAGATGCTGAATTGGCTGGTATATTAGAACTTGATAGAATTTTTACTTTGCTCAATGCCAAAATCATTTCTGAATCATGACAGTCAGTGATGCCAACAAAAAATTAGTCAGAGAAAGAGCTAAATTTCTTTGTGAATTTTTTTAATTGTAAGTTTCAGGAATACCCACAGGTGATAAACCAGCGATCGCTCGCAAATTTTGACAACGAATTAACTCGGTAAAATTTAACCCAGAACGTTTTTCTATTTTTGCCATTGCTTCAATAGCAGATAGTAAAAATTGAGCCGCTTCTGTTTCTGAATAACCCCGACGTTGGGCGATTTTAATAGCTGCTTTATCTGCATTTAACTCTGATTCTGATGATTTATTGCTGCGCCAAATGCGGAAAGCTGCGATCGCACTTAATCCCACAGCCACACCCACACCCACAGCATCCGACTGTGAGGATTCAATTAATCCTGCCAACAATCCCAGCAGCACTACACCTTGATAAATATCCGGTTTAAACCATCTCACCCCACTCAACCAACTCACTTTCTGCAACAGCAATAAATCCCGTTGTGGCTTGGTTAAACGTCCCCACAAATCAAAATTAATACATATCGGTCTATACTGTTGCCAAGGTAAGGGAAAAGTAGCATCAATTACCTGTGCCTGTTCTGGTTTACTGACGATTTTAATTGTCATTCTCCCAGAAGCCGGCATCACATCTAATAATCGGCGAATTTCAGCATTCTGTTCCATTTTTGTGATTTTTGTAAGAAATACAGGCAAAATAATGCTTAGAATCACCTCTTAATTTTCTATTAGTCCGCGCAGGCGGACTTTGTTTTCATAGCCGCGAATTCCATTCGTCGGGGCTTAAGGTGACTTTAGACAAATTAAGAGTTGTAAAAAAACAGACGAATTTAGCAAAATACCCGATAAACAGATATATATTAATTCGGGCTGATATGCTGCCTACTGAGATTAAATTTTAAATTACATGGACGCTTTTGCTCCCATCCCACCTGAATGGACATCTAAGGCAGTTCACGCCTATGAATTTTGCTGTCCTACCTGCCGTTCTAGTAGTTTAGAAGCATTACAGGTTTGGATCAATCGGCGATCGCCTGTATTCTCAGAAGAACATCGCCGCAAATGGCAAGAGTTTTATCAATGCCATTGTGGTTGTGTATGGTGGGCTTGGAGTAGCGACAGACCGCCATCAGATTTAGTCAAACCAGAAGATAATTTTAATTTGTGAAAATCGTGCTTAACTCTGATTTGTCACTATAAAGAACGTAAAAAACCTAAGTCAAATTCGTGGACGAATATTGCCAGTAAGATAAAAAGCTATTTTCAGCAGTTTGTTTATAGTTAGAGGCGTGTTCGATATCAGGCGAACACGCCATCTTGATTTACCAATTAAAAAACCCACACCACCGAATCAATATACAAAGATATGGGTTTTCAAATGATAAGGAACAATTCTGTTTAGTAATAACAGTAGTTAATTCGATGGTCGTAACTCGGCTTGAATTTGCTCACCAATTCTGATCGCTTCACGCCGAATTTGCTCAGTATTAACTGTGAATACCCTACGCTCAGACATCAGAACCTGACCATCTACAATCACAGTATCAACATCTTGGGCTTTCGCTGCATAAACGAGATGGGAAATAACATCGTAAAGAGGAGTCAAGTGTGCAGATGTGAGGTCTACTTGAATTAAATCTGCTTGAAGCCCTACCTTAATTGCACCAATTTTATCTGCCAAACCAAGAGCTTCTGCACCTCCCAAGGTTGCCATCCGTAAAACTGTCTTGGCAGGTAAAGTAGTGGGGTCAAGGGTTTTGCCTTTATGGATAAGGGCAGTAAGACGAATTGCTTCCCACATATCCAAATCATTATTGGATGCAGCACCATCCGTACCCAGCCCAACCTGAATTCCCGCCTGCACCATTGCTGGAACTGGTGCAAAGCCAGAAGCCAACTTCAAATTAGAGTCAGGATTATGAATCACGCCAACACCGCGTTTTGCCATCAGCTCAATTTCACTTTCATTAGGCCAGACTACATGGGCAGCAAAAACGCGCGATTCCAGAAAACTGAGATTTTCTAGATGTTGTACTGGGGTGGCATTATAGCGTTGTTGGATGTCTTGGACTTCGGTTTGTGTCTCTGCCAAATGAATAGTCAAAGGCACATCATATTGACGTGCTGCCTGTATAGCCTGTGTTAGATGTTCTGGCGAGACAGTATAAGGGGCGTGGGGAGCGAGGGCAGGGATAATTCGTGGGTTACGTCCTTTCCAGCGTTTCACGAAATCCACAGCCGCAGCAAACGCATCATCCCAACCACGAAAACCAGGGCTAGGGAAATCTATAGATGAAGGTGCAATTACAGCCCGCAGTCCACATCTCTCAACTACTCTAGCTGCAACATCCGGTTTGAAGTACATATCAACAAACGTCGTAGTACCACCACTAATCATTTCCCAACAAGCCAGTGTCTCGCCAACACGGATGAAATTTTCGTTAACGAACTGTCCTTCTGCGGGAAATATATAATTTTGTAGCCAATCTTGTAAGCTTAAATCATCCGCTAAACCGCGAAACAAAACCATTGCGGTATGAGAGTGACCGTTTACCAGTCCTGGCATCAGTACTTTACCTTCACCTGGTAATCTCTTAGAGGCTCTGTAAGCTGCCAAAATTTTATCTTGTGTATCTACGGCAACAATTTTGCCGTTGTTGATGGCTACCGCTCCATTTTTAATTACGGGTTGTGCATCATTCATGGTGACAACAAAATCACCGCCAACAATCATTTCTACTTGCTGTCTGTGTTGATTGCCCCAACGATAATTATATTGGGCAAGGGCTACTTGACCTGTAAAGGCAATAAACACTGTACAGACAAATAAGATAAGTAGTCTGTAGTATTTTGGAAACTGGCGTTTCACTCTATATCTTCCTTACTAATTTTTGTTCGTCGTGGGAAAATAGGTCTAATTCTTAACCTAGAATTAAACAGTAATTTTACTGGCACTAATTAATATACAAATAACCTGAAATATTTCTGATAAATATTTATAACAGGCCCATTATGTGGAGTGAAATTTGATATCAAGCGCCGCCTTCCCACGTTGTTTTCTTTATGTCACACTAAAAAGCGGAAATCAGACAAAGGTTATTAACCATGAGTGCTATAGAAGAACTAGAGAAAACATGGCACGATCAAGCACTATCAAGCATTATAAATATGATAAAAGCACCTGATGGTGACTTTGATAGTCTTGGTAAACTTGCAAATGCCGTTGGAGATGAGCAAAGTTTACAAAAATTAGTAGAATTTCTTCGTACTACTCCTCAAGGACAGCAAGCATTTGAGCAACGTCCCAGATTGGATAATGTGGATTTAGAAACACTCTATCGTTTACCAACTAATACCTTGGGATATGCTTACGCTAATCATCTGCTCAAAAATAATTTGAAACCTTTAGCAGCAGGAAAAGTAGAGGATGATTATCAATTTTTAGGAGCGCATCTCACAGAGACACATGACATTTGGCATATTGTCACTGATTGCAAAACAGATATTTTCGGAGAAATTCAATTAGAAGCTTTCTATGTTGCCCAACTACAATTTTCACGTTTTTGGTTGGGTTTATTAGCTAAGAATCTTGTTAAAGCTACTATTTACAATATTGAGGTTTCAACAAAATATATGGATGCAATTACCAGAGGATGGCTAATGGGAAAACAGGCTCAACCTCTATTTGGTGTGGAATGGAGTCTTTTATTGGCAAAACCACTAGAGGATATTCGTACTTCGTTTAATATAATTCTTTCTGAAGCTTAACGATAGTCTAGATTTAGGCATAATCAGTAGTCGAACTCACATTAAATAAAACCCCACCTAAAGGTGGGGTTTTATTCATCTCATCCAAAACTGAAATCTAGAAAGAGAAGGTGGTACGCAATGTACCTACGTAGATAGTATCGTTATTGTCGTTATGTTCTGGGTTGAAGATAACCAACAAGCCAGGAGTCACTAAGATGTTATCGCTGACTTTGATTTTATAAAGACCTTCTAAATGATAAGAAGTGTCTCTGTCGGTATTTGCTCTAGTACCAAAATTTAGGTCAGTAACTTTGGGTGGTTGACCAAAAATGATGCCCAAGGTGTTACCTTCTCTACCCAGATCTTTGATAGATAAATTAGCAGCCCAATACCAAATATCTGCACTGCCAGAGGTTGTACCCTGTACAGCTTCCGCATCTGTGTAGCCTACCCAACCACCAACACCAATGTTGTCAGTAGGGCGGAAGTTAGCCATGAAACTGTAGTTATTAGCTGTGGTACCAATATTACCAAAAGGTCTGTTGGAAAGAGAACTACCTTGGCTACCAAACAAGTTGACATCAATATCAGCACCATCATTTTGATAAGTGCGAGAGTAGGCAAAACCAACGTTGATCTGTTTGCTTGGTTTAAAGTCTATTTGACCAAAGTAGGCATTAGATCCGTTGAACAGACCATTACCTTGAGAGGGGTCACTAGCGTTGGGCGCAAGATACGCACCTGTGAGGCTAATAGGGCCTTTGGGGTTGACTGTCACAGTCAAACCAGCGCCACCAGGAGATGACGCACGATAAATTTGGCTGAAACGTCCAAAGCGTGAAATTGCACCTGTACCACTGCTTCTTAAATCTGGGTTGAAGACATTGACGTTATCCCATAATTGTGCGCCAAACGCATCAACCTTGACTCGCACTGCATCACTTCCCAGGTTGAATTCATAGTTAAGTTTATCAATTTCAACGCTGTTACCGTTGTCACCATCATGGCCTAAGCGAGTCATGTTGGTTCCTGTAACAGAAGTACCAAATGGGGTAACATTTCGAGCTTGTAAACGAGTTTGCAATCTATCTGAACCTGTGAAGCTGGTATACAAGTTCAACCGCACCCGGTCAGCAAAGATCACGTTTTCATTTAGATCGGCATTGTTGCTGGAATCTGTGTCTGTATCAGCGCGATCATCACCAAACGGTGCAGCTATGGTAAAGATTGCTTCCCCAACCAACTTGGTAGTAGTAGAGAATTGGTTTGCTTCTAACTCAGCAGTGCGAGCTTCTAGCGCATCTACCCGACCACGTAGAGTTGCCAATTCCGCAGAAAATTCTTCTTGTAAACGCTGTAATGTGGCTAAATCTTCTTTGGTAACTAAATCGGCTGTAGCTGTCGCAATTAGTTCGTTAACCCTGTCTAAACAAGCATTCAAACCAGCCGCAAACTCATAACGAGTTAAAGCCCGGTTACCCCGATATGTACCGTTGGGATAACCTGCAATACAACCGTAACGTTCTACTAAAGACTGTAACGCTTGGAATGCCCAATCTGTTGGTTGTACATCCGAAAACTGGGATACGGATGTTACTTGACCCATACTGTCATTTTGTTGGGTTAATTGTGCAACAGTTGTAATCTGCTCGTTAGCTTCTCCAGCTAAGGCGCTGTTAGCTGCTAATAAAGACGCAGCCAAAATTGCTGGACTAACTTTTAATACATTCCAGAAAGAATTTCTCATGATTTTGTTTGCTTTCACTCACACCATACCGTCAAAGTTTATGGGTATTTCCCTTATTATTTTTTAAGGGAAAATACCCATAAATCTTGTTTTTATTATATCACGTAGGTGTGATTTTAGAAAGTGAAAGTTGTGCGGAGTGTACCGACATAGATGGTATCGTTTCGATCGTTATTTTCAGGATTGAAAATCACCAACAAGCCAGGAGTCACTTGAATGTTGTTGCTAACTTTGATTTTGTAGAGACCTTCCAAATGATAAGCTGTGTCTCCATCTCTACGATTAGCAACAGGAGTATCCGTAACTGTTGGCTGCTGACCAAATACAACACCTAGTACGTTACCTTCTTTACCAAAATCTTTGAGGGCTAAGGTTCCAGCCCAGTAGACAACTTCTGCATCTCTACCTCTATTTGGGCCAGTTTCGGCTACAGCATTGGAGTAGCCAGCCCAACCACCAATGGTTAATTTAGAACTAGGCTGAAAGCTCGCCTGTATACCGTAGTGATTACCTGTGGTAGCAACACCAGTACCAAAGGGAGCGATCGCATTGAAACTACCAGTATTTCCTGTGAAATTAACGTTGTTAGTTCCACCATTTCTGGCACCGTCATAAGTATGGGCGTAAGCGAAACCAATATTAAAGGCTTTACTGGGTTTAAATTCTAGTTGTCCAAAAGCTGCATAGTCGCCGTTGAACAAGCCAAAACCTGCATCGGGGTTACTGGCTTTAGATGCTAAATAAGCTCCGGTCAAGCTAATAGCACCTTTAGGGTTGAGAGTAACTGTTAAACCAGCACCACCAGAACCTAGACGATAAATCGGGCTGAAACGTCCGTAACGTGAAATTGCACCTGTACCACTGCTTCTAAAGTCTGGGTTGAAAACGTTGACGTTCTCCCACAACTCAGCAGTGTTGGCATCAACTTTTACCCGAATATAATCGCTCAAATTGAAAGCGTAGTTAAGTTTATCAACTTGAACTTGGTTAGAAGTATTGTCTACAAAAGCCAGGCGGGTTTGATTTGTACCAGTTACATTGGGTGTAGCATTGACGTTATTCCCAGATTGTAACCGGACTTGCAGTTGATCTGTGCCTGTGAAGCTGCTTAATAAGTTTAAACGTACCCGGTAGTCAAAAGTAGTGTTAGAAGTTAAATCCCGTGTTGGTGTCTGAGGATTGGGTACTGCTTGGTTGTCACCAAAAACTTGAGTTGCGTCAAAAACTGCTTCACCAACTAACTTGGTGGTAGTAGAAAATTGGTTTGCTTCTAATTCAGCAGTGCGAGCTTCTAGCGCATCTACTCGACCACGCAGAGTTGCCAATTCCGCAGAAAACTCTTCTTGTAAACGTTGTAATGTGGCTAAGTCTTCTTTGGTAACTAAATCGGCTGTAGCTGTCGCAATTAGTTCGTTAACCCTGTCTAAACAAGCATTCAAACCAGCCGCAAACTCATAACGAGTTAAAGCCCGGTTACCCCGATATGTACCGTTGGGATAACCTGCAATACAACCGTAACGTTCTACTAAAGACTGTAACGCTTGGAATGCCCAATCTGTTGGTTGTACATCCGAAAACTGGGATACGGATGTTACTTGACCCATACTGTCATTTTGTTGGGTTAATTGTGCAACAGTTGTAATCTGCTCGTTAGCTTCTCCAGCTAAGGCGCTGTTAGCTGCTAATAAAGACGCAGCTAAAACTGCTGGACTAACTTTTAGTACATTCCAAAAAATTTTGCTCATTATCTTAACTCTCACTCACACCCACTAGTGCAATATATGGCTGTATTTTGGCTACAATTGCTGCTTTTTTTCAGGGTATTCACTAATAATTACAGGCATCAATATATCAGAAGGGATGCAACCAACACAAGTTAATAAACATTGTTTTTAACTATAGTTTGGGTAGTAAATTTATTTGGTAAACGCAAAATAATCCGCCGCTTGTATCTTAACAATACCCCTTCTTCTTCAAATTGTTGTAATAGTCTGGTAATTGTCACCCTAGTGGTGTTTAAAACTTCGGCAATTTCTTGATGGGTGATGTTGATGTCGATAACTCGATCTTGTTCAACATTCCGTCCAAATTTGTCACTCAGCCAAACCAAAAATTTCCATAAACGCAGGGAAATGGGCTTGAGATGGACAATGCTTAAAAGCTCTTCTGATTGTTGAATATGAGCAAATAAACCTGCTATATCTTGATGCCAGAGATAAGCAGGTACAATACTTACTTCGACACTGGTTAGACATTCAATTTGGTAGGGTTTGACTTTCGATAGGGGAGAGCCAATCAAATCTCCTGGCCCCCAATAACCTAAAGTGATGAAGGTTCCATCCTCAGCCCAAGTGAGGGTACGAACTGCACCACGTTCGATGCGCCAGATGACCTCGTTTCTTAGGGGAATAATTTCTTTGCGGGCAAAGATTTTTAGTGATAATTGTTCACTAACAGATGCCGTGGATAATGTTGGTGTCAAACTAGTAGATGTCATTATAAATTTTATGGTATCTGGTGAAAGTTTTGATTTTTTACAAGGCGATCGCAGCAAAATTATTGAGGTTAATTTCTAACAGCTATTTGCTTGATAAATTTATAATAATTTCTAGCTAAATAATAAATGTTTGATTATGTGGCTAATTGAATATTTTGATATGTTTTGTTAGTAGATATTGTCGTTTTTGTGATAGAGATAACCGCAGGTTTTGGTGGTGCATTTGGTGTTTTGTCAGGCCAATTAGAACCAATGGGAACTTGACGAGTTTGCAAAAATTCTTCACCCGTGGTAGAGGTAACTACAAATTGTCTGGTTTCCATTGCTTGGTTTTTTCTTGTCCCATTTGTTTCACCTGGATGTTGTATAGATAAAAACATAGTTGTTTGATCATTTGTGAAACAAGGGCCTGTAGTTTCACATTCCATTGGCCCCATTGCAAATAAAAATGCTTTGCCTGCATCTCCACCACTAGTAGGGATAAACCACATAGAATTATTGCCAAACAACCCAGATAAACTCACAGATTTTCCGGGTTCTGTGTTGCGGTTGTTCACGGCGTTATTGAGTTTGGTGGTGGAAATATCTGTCACCATCCAGACATTACCTTGACGGTCTAGTAATAAGTTATCTGGATTGGCAAAACCCATCCCACCTGCGGCTGGTTCTCCACCTGTGGCTAACATTTGCCAACGAAAACTCATAGCGGCGGGGTCTTTGTTATCTTCAGTTAAGCGCATCACCCAGCCGTATTCATAACCTGTTTCACCTTGGGGACTTTTAAACACTCGCACGTCGGAACCACCTTGTTTGTCTGGCGCACCAGAAGTAAAACTGATGTATAAATCGCCGTTGGGGGCAATTTCTGTATCTTCTGGACGCGCTGT encodes the following:
- a CDS encoding amidohydrolase, with translation MKRQFPKYYRLLILFVCTVFIAFTGQVALAQYNYRWGNQHRQQVEMIVGGDFVVTMNDAQPVIKNGAVAINNGKIVAVDTQDKILAAYRASKRLPGEGKVLMPGLVNGHSHTAMVLFRGLADDLSLQDWLQNYIFPAEGQFVNENFIRVGETLACWEMISGGTTTFVDMYFKPDVAARVVERCGLRAVIAPSSIDFPSPGFRGWDDAFAAAVDFVKRWKGRNPRIIPALAPHAPYTVSPEHLTQAIQAARQYDVPLTIHLAETQTEVQDIQQRYNATPVQHLENLSFLESRVFAAHVVWPNESEIELMAKRGVGVIHNPDSNLKLASGFAPVPAMVQAGIQVGLGTDGAASNNDLDMWEAIRLTALIHKGKTLDPTTLPAKTVLRMATLGGAEALGLADKIGAIKVGLQADLIQVDLTSAHLTPLYDVISHLVYAAKAQDVDTVIVDGQVLMSERRVFTVNTEQIRREAIRIGEQIQAELRPSN
- a CDS encoding DUF3318 domain-containing protein codes for the protein MEQNAEIRRLLDVMPASGRMTIKIVSKPEQAQVIDATFPLPWQQYRPICINFDLWGRLTKPQRDLLLLQKVSWLSGVRWFKPDIYQGVVLLGLLAGLIESSQSDAVGVGVAVGLSAIAAFRIWRSNKSSESELNADKAAIKIAQRRGYSETEAAQFLLSAIEAMAKIEKRSGLNFTELIRCQNLRAIAGLSPVGIPETYN
- a CDS encoding Crp/Fnr family transcriptional regulator, translated to MTSTSLTPTLSTASVSEQLSLKIFARKEIIPLRNEVIWRIERGAVRTLTWAEDGTFITLGYWGPGDLIGSPLSKVKPYQIECLTSVEVSIVPAYLWHQDIAGLFAHIQQSEELLSIVHLKPISLRLWKFLVWLSDKFGRNVEQDRVIDINITHQEIAEVLNTTRVTITRLLQQFEEEGVLLRYKRRIILRLPNKFTTQTIVKNNVY
- a CDS encoding iron uptake porin, with protein sequence MSKIFWNVLKVSPAVLAASLLAANSALAGEANEQITTVAQLTQQNDSMGQVTSVSQFSDVQPTDWAFQALQSLVERYGCIAGYPNGTYRGNRALTRYEFAAGLNACLDRVNELIATATADLVTKEDLATLQRLQEEFSAELATLRGRVDALEARTAELEANQFSTTTKLVGEAVFDATQVFGDNQAVPNPQTPTRDLTSNTTFDYRVRLNLLSSFTGTDQLQVRLQSGNNVNATPNVTGTNQTRLAFVDNTSNQVQVDKLNYAFNLSDYIRVKVDANTAELWENVNVFNPDFRSSGTGAISRYGRFSPIYRLGSGGAGLTVTLNPKGAISLTGAYLASKASNPDAGFGLFNGDYAAFGQLEFKPSKAFNIGFAYAHTYDGARNGGTNNVNFTGNTGSFNAIAPFGTGVATTGNHYGIQASFQPSSKLTIGGWAGYSNAVAETGPNRGRDAEVVYWAGTLALKDFGKEGNVLGVVFGQQPTVTDTPVANRRDGDTAYHLEGLYKIKVSNNIQVTPGLLVIFNPENNDRNDTIYVGTLRTTFTF
- a CDS encoding Coq4 family protein, translating into MSAIEELEKTWHDQALSSIINMIKAPDGDFDSLGKLANAVGDEQSLQKLVEFLRTTPQGQQAFEQRPRLDNVDLETLYRLPTNTLGYAYANHLLKNNLKPLAAGKVEDDYQFLGAHLTETHDIWHIVTDCKTDIFGEIQLEAFYVAQLQFSRFWLGLLAKNLVKATIYNIEVSTKYMDAITRGWLMGKQAQPLFGVEWSLLLAKPLEDIRTSFNIILSEA
- a CDS encoding iron uptake porin, coding for MRNSFWNVLKVSPAILAASLLAANSALAGEANEQITTVAQLTQQNDSMGQVTSVSQFSDVQPTDWAFQALQSLVERYGCIAGYPNGTYRGNRALTRYEFAAGLNACLDRVNELIATATADLVTKEDLATLQRLQEEFSAELATLRGRVDALEARTAELEANQFSTTTKLVGEAIFTIAAPFGDDRADTDTDSSNNADLNENVIFADRVRLNLYTSFTGSDRLQTRLQARNVTPFGTSVTGTNMTRLGHDGDNGNSVEIDKLNYEFNLGSDAVRVKVDAFGAQLWDNVNVFNPDLRSSGTGAISRFGRFSQIYRASSPGGAGLTVTVNPKGPISLTGAYLAPNASDPSQGNGLFNGSNAYFGQIDFKPSKQINVGFAYSRTYQNDGADIDVNLFGSQGSSLSNRPFGNIGTTANNYSFMANFRPTDNIGVGGWVGYTDAEAVQGTTSGSADIWYWAANLSIKDLGREGNTLGIIFGQPPKVTDLNFGTRANTDRDTSYHLEGLYKIKVSDNILVTPGLLVIFNPEHNDNNDTIYVGTLRTTFSF